From the genome of Pantoea alfalfae, one region includes:
- the bcsQ gene encoding cellulose biosynthesis protein BcsQ: protein MPLIALQGVRGGVGTTSLCAGLGWALATLGERVLLIDGSPVSQLGVHFNLPAQQESGWMQALCDDEAWQHAALRYPNGPDLLPHGVLSHQHALTIAHQNEAVAAPLLQALPDLQVRYQWIIFDLPADPLPWHETLYPELDGVLCVTQPDANCHLRLSQRHFPVHTRFIINQFNANSRLQQDLHQLWMASLTELIPLLIHRDEALAESLMMKQPVGEYRPHALVSEEIITLANWLLLNLNGVRS from the coding sequence ATGCCGCTGATAGCGCTTCAGGGCGTGCGGGGCGGCGTTGGCACAACCTCTCTTTGTGCAGGACTCGGCTGGGCGCTCGCGACCCTCGGCGAGCGGGTCTTACTGATCGACGGCTCGCCGGTCAGTCAGCTCGGCGTGCATTTTAATCTGCCCGCTCAGCAGGAGAGTGGCTGGATGCAGGCGCTGTGCGATGATGAGGCGTGGCAGCATGCCGCGCTTCGCTATCCCAATGGACCTGATTTGCTTCCTCATGGTGTGCTTTCTCATCAGCATGCGTTGACTATTGCCCACCAGAATGAGGCGGTGGCCGCGCCGCTGCTCCAGGCATTGCCGGACCTGCAGGTGCGCTATCAGTGGATTATTTTCGATTTGCCCGCCGATCCCCTGCCGTGGCACGAAACGCTCTATCCGGAACTGGACGGTGTACTGTGCGTCACTCAGCCAGACGCGAATTGTCATTTACGCCTGAGCCAGCGTCATTTTCCAGTGCATACCCGGTTTATTATCAATCAGTTTAATGCTAACAGTCGTCTGCAGCAGGACCTCCATCAGCTCTGGATGGCTTCGCTGACAGAGCTGATACCGCTGCTAATCCACCGCGATGAGGCGCTGGCTGAATCGCTGATGATGAAGCAGCCGGTCGGTGAATATCGGCCACATGCGTTAGTCAGCGAAGAGATCATCACGCTGGCAAACTGGCTGCTGCTCAATCTGAATGGGGTGAGGTCGTGA
- the bcsR gene encoding cellulose biosynthesis protein BcsR codes for MKNQNLYNPVATAGERQDDISALRDAFSLHSFRYVDIAREERLKEIVSRWPLLAETLPSQPEQPD; via the coding sequence ATGAAAAACCAGAATCTTTATAACCCTGTCGCCACTGCTGGCGAGCGTCAGGATGATATTAGCGCTTTGCGTGACGCCTTTTCTTTGCACTCTTTTCGCTATGTCGATATTGCACGTGAAGAGCGCCTGAAAGAGATCGTGTCACGCTGGCCGCTGTTAGCGGAAACGCTCCCCAGCCAGCCTGAGCAACCTGACTGA
- the bcsA gene encoding UDP-forming cellulose synthase catalytic subunit — protein sequence MNPLRWLLTAPAWQSLHSGYTTARGNGASRFASALHLFWSVLGVMLLRFESPAWQRVIQQRRRLYPHISPERPRPLDILRYLIQTLWLIVIRLPGARGRGGVNRLSVLTDWRHHGYRWLDNLVARSQTQGIDTRLEQRLKRLSPLMRRSLFIVIALFASLLALLCISQPFGLMTQFIFVVLLWGLAMLVRRIPGRFPTMMLIVLSLTVSCRYLWWRYTSTLNWDDPLSLIFGLLLIAAETYAWVVLVLGYFQTLWPLNRQPVSMPADRSQWPSVDLLVPTYNEPLSVVRPTLYAALGIDWPKDRLTIYLLDDGNRPEFREFATSIGINYVVRPSNEHAKAGNINHALKKYCRSDFVSIFDCDHVPTRSFLQMAMGWFIKDPRLAMLQTPHHFFSPDPFERNLGRFRRTPNEGSLFYGLVQDGNDTWDATFFCGSCAILRRTALEEIGGIAVETVTEDAHTSLRLHRLGYTSAYIRIPQAAGLATESLSAHIGQRIRWARGMVQIFRLDNPLFGKGLKWVQRLCYANAMLHFLSGIPRLVFLLAPLAFLLCHAYIIYAPALAIAIYVLPHMLHTSLTNSRIQGRWRHSFWSEVYETVLAWYIARPTTVALFNPHKGKFNVTAKGGLVEEQHLDWVITKPYMLLVLLNLAGVLMAFWRIQHGPANEILTVCVSLIWVIYNMIILGGAVAVSVEARQIREAHRVEIAMPAAIAREDGHMLPCTLRDYSDGGVGLEMREPDALRENEKVWLLLRRGQQEFSFPCQVQRVFGRRAGVRLHQLTTQQHIDFIQCTFARADTWALWQDGFPEDKPVQSLADIMILGFKGYLRLAEYGPPQLRRLFNLLTAGVSWLASLLPQGIGRVPASKNLH from the coding sequence GTGAACCCGTTGCGCTGGCTGTTGACTGCTCCCGCCTGGCAATCGCTGCACAGCGGCTATACCACCGCGCGTGGCAACGGCGCTTCACGCTTCGCCAGTGCACTCCACCTGTTCTGGTCTGTTCTGGGGGTGATGCTGCTCCGTTTCGAAAGCCCGGCCTGGCAGCGTGTTATTCAGCAGCGTCGCCGACTTTATCCGCACATCTCACCAGAGCGTCCGCGTCCGCTGGATATTTTGCGTTATCTGATTCAGACACTCTGGCTGATTGTGATCCGGCTACCGGGTGCGCGCGGGCGCGGCGGCGTTAATCGCCTGAGCGTGCTGACTGACTGGCGGCACCACGGTTATCGCTGGCTGGATAATCTTGTCGCCCGCTCGCAAACCCAGGGCATTGATACGCGTCTTGAACAGCGGCTGAAGCGCCTGTCGCCGCTGATGCGACGCAGCCTTTTCATTGTTATTGCTCTCTTTGCCTCACTGCTGGCGTTGCTCTGTATCAGCCAGCCCTTTGGTCTCATGACCCAGTTTATTTTTGTCGTACTGCTCTGGGGCCTGGCGATGCTGGTACGGCGCATACCGGGGCGTTTCCCCACGATGATGCTGATCGTACTGTCGCTGACCGTATCGTGCCGCTACCTCTGGTGGCGCTATACCTCGACGCTGAACTGGGACGATCCACTGAGCCTGATCTTTGGTCTGCTGCTGATTGCAGCAGAGACCTACGCCTGGGTGGTGCTGGTGCTGGGCTATTTCCAGACACTCTGGCCGCTTAACCGTCAGCCAGTTTCTATGCCGGCGGACCGTTCGCAGTGGCCATCGGTGGACCTGCTGGTGCCGACCTATAACGAACCACTCAGCGTTGTCAGACCGACGCTCTATGCTGCGCTGGGCATTGACTGGCCGAAAGATCGCCTGACTATCTATCTGCTCGACGACGGCAACCGACCGGAATTCCGCGAATTTGCCACCAGCATTGGCATTAACTATGTGGTGCGCCCCTCTAACGAACATGCCAAGGCGGGCAATATCAACCACGCGCTGAAAAAGTACTGCCGCAGCGACTTCGTCTCGATCTTTGACTGCGACCATGTGCCAACTCGCTCATTTTTACAGATGGCCATGGGCTGGTTTATCAAGGACCCCCGGCTGGCGATGCTGCAGACGCCGCATCACTTCTTTTCGCCCGATCCGTTTGAGCGCAATCTCGGGCGGTTTCGCCGTACGCCGAATGAGGGATCGCTGTTTTACGGGCTGGTGCAGGACGGTAATGATACCTGGGACGCCACCTTCTTCTGCGGCTCCTGCGCCATTCTGCGTCGTACCGCGCTGGAAGAGATTGGCGGTATTGCCGTAGAAACCGTGACTGAAGATGCTCATACCTCGCTGCGTCTGCATCGGCTTGGCTACACCTCAGCCTACATCCGCATTCCTCAGGCGGCCGGACTGGCAACCGAAAGCCTGTCAGCGCATATCGGACAGCGTATCCGCTGGGCACGCGGCATGGTGCAGATTTTCCGCCTGGATAATCCGCTGTTTGGTAAAGGGCTGAAGTGGGTGCAGCGGCTCTGTTATGCCAACGCCATGCTGCACTTTCTGTCCGGCATTCCAAGGCTGGTCTTCCTGCTGGCACCGCTGGCATTTTTACTCTGCCATGCCTACATCATCTACGCGCCTGCGCTGGCGATCGCGATTTATGTTTTACCTCACATGCTGCATACCAGCCTCACCAACTCGCGTATCCAGGGGCGCTGGCGTCACTCTTTCTGGAGCGAAGTCTACGAGACGGTGCTGGCCTGGTATATCGCCCGCCCGACCACCGTAGCGCTGTTCAATCCCCACAAAGGCAAGTTTAACGTTACCGCCAAAGGCGGACTGGTCGAGGAGCAGCACCTGGACTGGGTGATCACCAAGCCCTATATGCTGCTGGTGCTGCTCAATCTGGCGGGTGTGCTGATGGCGTTCTGGCGCATACAGCATGGTCCGGCAAACGAGATACTGACGGTATGCGTAAGCCTGATTTGGGTGATCTACAACATGATTATTCTCGGTGGCGCGGTAGCGGTGTCGGTTGAAGCACGACAGATCCGCGAGGCGCATCGGGTAGAGATTGCCATGCCCGCTGCCATCGCACGCGAGGATGGTCACATGCTGCCCTGTACGCTGCGTGATTACTCTGATGGCGGTGTAGGGCTGGAAATGCGCGAACCGGATGCGCTGCGGGAAAATGAAAAAGTCTGGCTGCTGCTGCGTCGTGGACAGCAGGAGTTCAGTTTTCCGTGCCAGGTCCAGCGTGTCTTTGGCCGTCGGGCAGGTGTCCGTCTGCATCAGCTGACCACCCAGCAACATATTGATTTTATCCAGTGTACCTTCGCCCGTGCCGATACATGGGCACTGTGGCAGGACGGTTTTCCGGAGGATAAGCCGGTGCAGAGTCTGGCCGACATCATGATCCTCGGCTTTAAAGGTTATCTGCGCCTGGCGGAATATGGCCCGCCGCAGTTACGTCGGTTGTTTAACCTGCTTACCGCTGGGGTAAGCTGGCTGGCTTCGCTGTTGCCGCAAGGCATCGGACGCGTGCCCGCTTCAAAAAATCTGCATTGA